Proteins encoded in a region of the Enterococcus gilvus ATCC BAA-350 genome:
- a CDS encoding TlyA family RNA methyltransferase: MKKERVDVLAFNQGLFETREKAKRGVMAGLVYDQKNERLDKPGEKISIETILQVKGQSLAYVSRGGLKLEKALKTFDVDIHQKILLDIGSSTGGFTDVALQNGATLSYALDVGYNQLAWKLRQDERVVVMERTNFRYSKREDFDQGQPNFATIDVSFISLKLILPPLHEILTDDGDVVALIKPQFEAGKEYVGKKGIIKDPKTHLMVLEDITSFAAAHGFDVQELTYSPITGGEGNIEFLVHLKKVPVPGTLNAAIDLANVVSEAHQKLDK; this comes from the coding sequence ATGAAAAAAGAACGTGTCGATGTTTTAGCTTTCAATCAAGGACTTTTTGAAACCAGAGAAAAAGCAAAACGCGGTGTAATGGCTGGGCTTGTTTACGATCAAAAAAACGAACGATTAGACAAACCTGGCGAGAAAATATCGATTGAGACTATCTTGCAAGTAAAAGGTCAAAGTCTTGCGTATGTTTCTCGTGGAGGACTAAAATTAGAAAAAGCATTGAAAACTTTCGATGTGGATATCCATCAAAAAATCCTACTAGATATTGGTTCTTCGACTGGCGGGTTCACCGATGTAGCATTGCAAAACGGTGCTACGTTGAGCTATGCATTAGATGTCGGCTACAATCAGTTAGCATGGAAGCTGCGCCAAGACGAACGTGTCGTAGTGATGGAACGCACCAATTTCCGTTATTCAAAACGGGAAGATTTTGATCAAGGACAACCAAATTTTGCAACGATCGACGTGTCGTTCATCTCATTAAAATTGATTTTGCCTCCGTTACATGAAATCTTGACAGATGATGGCGATGTCGTCGCATTGATCAAGCCGCAGTTTGAAGCTGGAAAAGAATATGTAGGTAAAAAGGGCATCATCAAAGACCCGAAGACGCATCTAATGGTTTTAGAAGACATTACGTCCTTTGCGGCAGCTCATGGATTTGATGTGCAGGAACTAACATACTCTCCTATTACTGGTGGTGAGGGAAATATCGAATTTTTAGTTCATCTGAAAAAGGTCCCTGTTCCCGGAACCCTAAATGCAGCAATCGATTTGGCGAACGTCGTTTCAGAAGCGCATCAAAAGCTAGATAAGTAG
- a CDS encoding polyprenyl synthetase family protein has protein sequence MLQQLSTEELPKVEKEILDFINTCTTHEELKQSMCYSVEAGGKRIRPLIILATVQAFRKELTLPVYQTAGALEMIHTYSLIHDDLPAMDNDDLRRGKPTNHKVFGEALAILAGDALLTGAFQLVSETTLNPSESVLLIQLLAKAAGSSGMVAGQAGDMAAEKHHVPLDKLKAIHRGKTGALLTFAFVAGGILADQTEYVIDLLEKLGEHIGLAFQIRDDLLDVVGTTEMLGKQIGQDEKSDKSTYPALLGLSGAKQALIDELAQAEATVQQLTEATDFQPKLFEELLTLFALEND, from the coding sequence ATGTTGCAGCAGCTTTCTACCGAAGAATTACCTAAAGTCGAAAAAGAAATCCTTGATTTTATCAATACTTGCACGACGCATGAAGAGTTAAAGCAAAGCATGTGCTATTCAGTAGAAGCAGGCGGCAAACGTATTCGGCCGTTGATCATTTTAGCCACGGTTCAAGCATTTCGAAAGGAATTAACGCTCCCCGTGTATCAAACTGCTGGTGCACTTGAAATGATCCACACGTACTCCTTGATCCACGACGATTTGCCAGCGATGGATAATGATGACTTGCGTCGTGGAAAACCGACCAATCACAAAGTTTTCGGAGAAGCGTTGGCTATTTTAGCCGGGGATGCATTGTTGACCGGTGCTTTTCAATTAGTTAGCGAAACAACATTGAATCCCTCTGAGAGCGTTCTATTGATTCAGCTTTTAGCGAAAGCAGCTGGCAGCAGCGGGATGGTAGCAGGACAAGCTGGCGATATGGCAGCGGAAAAACACCATGTGCCCCTCGATAAATTAAAAGCGATTCATCGTGGAAAAACCGGTGCATTATTGACCTTTGCCTTTGTTGCGGGAGGAATCTTGGCGGATCAGACCGAATATGTCATTGATCTGCTTGAAAAACTCGGTGAACATATAGGCTTGGCTTTTCAGATCCGCGACGACCTTCTAGATGTGGTTGGGACGACCGAGATGCTAGGCAAGCAAATTGGACAAGATGAAAAATCAGACAAAAGTACTTACCCAGCATTGTTGGGACTCTCTGGAGCAAAGCAAGCTCTAATCGATGAACTGGCGCAAGCAGAGGCGACGGTCCAGCAGTTGACAGAAGCAACCGATTTTCAACCGAAATTGTTTGAAGAACTGCTTACGCTTTTTGCGTTGGAAAATGACTAA
- a CDS encoding exodeoxyribonuclease VII small subunit: MEKNTTFEESITQLETIVTQLERGDVPLEEALEAFQKGMVLSKQCQDTLTKAEKTLTKMMSDEEEVPFTGEEEA; encoded by the coding sequence ATGGAAAAAAATACAACCTTTGAAGAATCAATCACGCAATTGGAAACTATCGTGACCCAATTAGAACGTGGAGACGTGCCACTAGAAGAAGCACTCGAAGCCTTCCAAAAAGGCATGGTTTTAAGCAAGCAATGCCAAGACACATTGACGAAAGCAGAAAAAACATTGACTAAGATGATGAGTGATGAGGAAGAAGTCCCATTTACAGGTGAGGAGGAAGCTTAA
- the xseA gene encoding exodeoxyribonuclease VII large subunit yields MAQEYLTVSALNKYIKRKFDVDPYLERVYLTGEISNFRMRANSHQYFSLKDERSKISAIMFKGAFQKLKFSPKEGMKVMVVGRVALYEASGNYQIYIDHMEPDGVGALYQALAELREKLDKEGLFSQPKKPLPRYPKRIAVITSPSGAVIRDIITTVKRRYPIAQLVLFPTLVQGDKAAADIVKNIKKAESMDFDTMIIGRGGGSIEDLWPFNEESVARAIAASPIPIISSVGHETDTTIADLVADVRAATPTAAAELAVPVLSEEILRIKEKQARLEQAFLHQLQRKKERFDRLQQSYIFKQPNRLYEAQSIQLDRLTQQLQQNMTVLVNQRERELMQYSNRLAQANPINRVHQTQQQMIYLQERLQQQMQGYLESKQRRVQQAITSLDLLSPLKTMGRGFTYTTQEEHVIRSVKALKEKEMTVHFVDGTVKASILEIEEGRD; encoded by the coding sequence ATGGCACAAGAGTACTTAACGGTCAGTGCATTAAACAAATATATCAAACGAAAATTCGACGTAGACCCCTATTTAGAGCGGGTCTATTTGACCGGAGAAATTTCTAACTTCCGTATGCGTGCAAATAGTCATCAATATTTCAGCTTAAAAGATGAACGTTCTAAAATTAGTGCGATCATGTTTAAAGGTGCCTTTCAAAAGTTGAAATTCTCTCCCAAAGAGGGAATGAAGGTTATGGTAGTCGGGCGTGTGGCATTGTATGAGGCTAGCGGCAATTATCAAATCTACATTGATCACATGGAACCTGATGGCGTCGGAGCATTGTATCAGGCGTTAGCTGAACTGCGAGAAAAATTAGACAAAGAAGGCTTGTTTTCTCAACCGAAGAAACCATTGCCACGCTACCCAAAACGGATTGCGGTGATCACGAGCCCAAGCGGCGCGGTGATTCGAGATATCATTACAACTGTGAAGCGTCGCTATCCGATCGCTCAGTTGGTCTTATTTCCGACGTTGGTCCAAGGAGACAAAGCAGCAGCGGATATCGTAAAAAATATCAAAAAAGCAGAATCAATGGATTTCGATACGATGATCATTGGTCGAGGCGGGGGCTCTATCGAAGACTTATGGCCCTTTAATGAAGAGAGCGTCGCACGAGCGATCGCGGCTTCTCCGATCCCGATCATCTCTTCGGTGGGCCACGAGACAGATACAACAATTGCAGATCTTGTGGCAGATGTACGTGCTGCAACACCAACGGCAGCAGCGGAATTGGCGGTGCCGGTATTATCTGAGGAAATTTTACGAATCAAAGAAAAACAGGCACGATTGGAGCAAGCATTTCTACACCAACTGCAACGAAAAAAAGAACGCTTCGATCGGCTACAGCAATCGTATATTTTTAAACAGCCCAATCGCTTATATGAGGCGCAAAGTATTCAATTGGATCGCTTAACACAGCAGCTCCAGCAAAATATGACAGTCTTAGTAAATCAGCGAGAACGAGAACTGATGCAATACAGCAATCGTTTGGCACAAGCAAATCCTATTAATCGTGTCCATCAAACACAGCAACAGATGATTTATTTGCAAGAGCGACTGCAGCAGCAAATGCAAGGCTATCTGGAAAGCAAGCAACGGCGTGTTCAGCAGGCCATCACGTCTCTTGATTTACTAAGCCCATTAAAAACCATGGGACGCGGGTTTACCTACACTACGCAGGAAGAGCATGTGATCCGATCGGTGAAAGCATTAAAAGAAAAAGAGATGACGGTCCACTTTGTTGACGGCACGGTAAAAGCATCTATTCTAGAAATTGAGGAAGGAAGAGACTGA
- a CDS encoding bifunctional methylenetetrahydrofolate dehydrogenase/methenyltetrahydrofolate cyclohydrolase codes for MAQLINGKELAEKLQQETAEQVKTFASKGIHPGLVVLLIGENPASQIYVRNKERAAKKIGIHSEVKRYPETITEAELIKEIEGFNQAKEFHGILVQLPLPEHINEEKVLLAIDPLKDVDGFHPMNMGRLFAGIPHTIPCTPYGIMKMFEAYDIPLAGKQAVVIGRSNIVGKPMAILLLGADATVTLTHSKTEDLAKVASKADILVVAIGRGHFVTKEFIKPGAVVIDVGMNRNEDGKLIGDVKFDEVEPIASYITPVPGGVGPMTITMLMQQTVECCERQVADHK; via the coding sequence GTGGCACAACTTATTAATGGGAAAGAATTAGCAGAAAAATTGCAACAAGAAACAGCTGAACAAGTAAAAACATTCGCATCAAAAGGAATCCATCCAGGATTAGTCGTGTTATTAATCGGAGAAAACCCCGCAAGTCAAATTTACGTTCGAAACAAGGAACGTGCAGCAAAAAAAATAGGAATCCATTCCGAAGTAAAACGCTACCCTGAGACGATTACTGAAGCAGAACTGATCAAAGAAATCGAAGGGTTCAATCAAGCAAAGGAATTCCATGGAATTTTAGTACAATTACCCTTGCCAGAGCATATCAATGAAGAAAAAGTATTGCTTGCCATCGATCCATTAAAGGACGTGGATGGCTTCCACCCAATGAATATGGGGCGGTTATTTGCGGGCATTCCTCATACGATTCCATGTACACCGTATGGCATCATGAAAATGTTTGAGGCGTATGACATTCCATTAGCCGGTAAGCAAGCTGTCGTGATTGGTCGAAGCAATATTGTAGGAAAACCGATGGCGATTTTACTGTTAGGGGCAGACGCAACCGTTACATTGACCCATTCAAAAACAGAAGACCTGGCTAAAGTAGCTAGCAAGGCAGATATCTTGGTTGTTGCGATTGGCAGAGGACATTTTGTAACGAAAGAGTTCATTAAACCAGGTGCTGTCGTGATCGATGTTGGAATGAATCGTAACGAAGATGGAAAACTGATCGGTGACGTGAAATTTGATGAAGTTGAACCAATCGCTAGTTATATTACACCGGTCCCAGGAGGCGTGGGTCCGATGACGATCACCATGCTGATGCAGCAAACAGTCGAGTGCTGCGAGCGACAAGTAGCGGATCATAAATAG
- the nusB gene encoding transcription antitermination factor NusB yields MSKELSRHEIREKALQALFPLDFNQELTKKDAIDHALSIDQQEFVSEDEEEFVPVYLDELVGGVVEHQAELDTIIQKHLRSNWSIQRIAKMDLIILRIGIYEMLYNTQVPNRVVLNEAIELAKTFSDDQSRKFVNGILSNVMKEIDEAGANS; encoded by the coding sequence ATGAGTAAAGAATTGTCACGTCATGAAATTCGGGAGAAGGCCTTACAAGCGTTATTCCCATTGGATTTCAATCAAGAATTAACAAAAAAAGATGCCATTGATCATGCTTTGAGTATTGACCAACAAGAATTTGTCAGTGAAGACGAAGAAGAATTCGTGCCGGTCTATCTGGATGAGCTAGTTGGCGGAGTTGTTGAACACCAAGCAGAGCTAGATACCATTATCCAAAAGCATCTACGTTCCAATTGGTCGATTCAACGAATTGCGAAGATGGATTTGATCATTCTGCGAATCGGGATCTACGAGATGTTGTACAACACTCAAGTGCCCAATCGTGTCGTCTTAAACGAAGCGATCGAGTTAGCCAAAACTTTCAGTGATGATCAATCTAGAAAGTTCGTTAATGGAATCTTATCTAATGTAATGAAAGAGATCGATGAAGCTGGGGCAAATAGCTAA
- a CDS encoding Asp23/Gls24 family envelope stress response protein, translated as MADEKNLVLGASPELGEIIIAPEVIEVIIGIAASKVDGVYGMRGSLASNVNELLGKAAHGKGVYLKNDEDGLKVDIYSYFDYGTSVPKVAMAMQERVKQQVLFMTDVALSEVNIHVVGVVAEKLEQPTLEELFNDEEENNE; from the coding sequence ATGGCAGATGAAAAGAATTTAGTTTTAGGCGCGAGCCCTGAGCTTGGCGAAATTATTATTGCACCAGAAGTAATCGAAGTAATTATTGGGATCGCGGCTTCAAAAGTCGACGGTGTCTACGGTATGCGCGGCTCTTTAGCAAGCAATGTGAATGAATTGCTTGGAAAAGCGGCTCACGGAAAAGGTGTCTACCTTAAAAATGATGAAGATGGATTGAAAGTTGATATCTATTCTTACTTTGATTATGGGACTTCCGTTCCGAAAGTAGCTATGGCAATGCAAGAACGTGTGAAACAACAAGTCTTGTTCATGACAGATGTGGCATTGAGTGAAGTGAACATCCATGTCGTCGGAGTTGTCGCTGAAAAACTTGAACAACCAACGTTAGAAGAATTATTCAATGATGAAGAGGAAAATAATGAGTAA
- the efp gene encoding elongation factor P, which yields MISVNDFKTGLTIEVDGGIWRVVDFQHVKPGKGAAFVRSKLKNLRTGAVQEKTFRAGEKVAKAQIDNKKMQYLYDDGDNYVYMDMQSYEQIEMPKQQVAEEMLYVLENTELTVIMYGNEVLGVDLPNTVVLQVAETEPNIKGDTSSGGSKPAIMETGLTVNVPFFVNQGDKLIVNTQDGSYVSRA from the coding sequence ATGATTTCAGTAAACGATTTTAAAACTGGCTTGACTATCGAGGTGGACGGCGGCATTTGGCGTGTAGTCGATTTCCAACATGTGAAGCCGGGTAAAGGTGCGGCCTTCGTTCGTTCAAAATTAAAAAATCTTCGCACGGGAGCTGTTCAAGAAAAAACATTCCGCGCGGGTGAAAAAGTAGCGAAAGCACAAATCGATAATAAAAAAATGCAGTATCTCTATGATGATGGAGACAACTACGTATACATGGATATGCAGAGCTATGAACAAATTGAAATGCCTAAGCAGCAAGTGGCAGAAGAGATGCTTTATGTATTAGAGAACACAGAACTAACAGTCATTATGTATGGCAATGAAGTTTTAGGTGTTGATTTACCAAATACAGTAGTATTGCAAGTTGCAGAAACAGAACCAAATATCAAAGGAGACACTTCTTCCGGTGGATCAAAACCAGCTATCATGGAAACCGGTCTGACTGTCAACGTTCCGTTTTTCGTAAACCAAGGAGACAAATTGATCGTCAACACGCAAGACGGCAGTTACGTTTCTCGTGCATAG
- a CDS encoding M24 family metallopeptidase, which translates to MIKRIEKLRELMKNDGIDAYLVTSPANLRYLTNFTGTAGLAFITLKEAFFITDFRYTEQASEQVQGMTILQHQGDIVGEVIKLMEREGIRVLGFEDAFVTYAEYSVFEEVIDAELAPASGLTERLREQKDEGEIAIIEKACAIADEGFDHVLKMIRPGMTEIELANQLDFFMRSLGASGTSFETIVASGLRSALPHGVASEKVIEQGDMITLDFGCVYQGYVSDITRTFAIGDPGQSLKDIYQIVLNAQLKVIEAAQPGVTGAQLDAVARTFISEAGYGDAFGHSTGHGIGMEIHEGPTVSRSNEEALAVGNVITDEPGIYIPGLGGVRIEDDLVIVADGNRLLTHSPKELIIL; encoded by the coding sequence ATGATAAAACGAATTGAGAAATTACGTGAATTGATGAAAAATGACGGAATCGATGCCTATTTAGTAACAAGTCCAGCCAATCTTCGCTATCTGACGAATTTTACCGGAACGGCTGGTTTGGCTTTTATTACATTAAAGGAAGCCTTTTTCATTACGGATTTTCGTTACACAGAGCAAGCAAGTGAACAAGTTCAAGGAATGACGATCCTTCAGCATCAAGGCGATATCGTAGGTGAAGTTATCAAGCTGATGGAACGTGAAGGAATCCGTGTTCTTGGTTTTGAGGATGCATTTGTGACCTACGCGGAATATTCTGTTTTTGAAGAGGTGATTGATGCGGAACTGGCGCCTGCCAGCGGTCTGACCGAACGACTCCGAGAGCAAAAAGATGAGGGAGAAATCGCAATCATCGAAAAGGCCTGCGCGATTGCGGACGAAGGTTTTGATCATGTTTTGAAAATGATCCGTCCAGGAATGACCGAGATTGAGTTGGCCAATCAATTGGACTTTTTCATGCGATCACTCGGCGCCAGCGGAACTTCTTTTGAAACGATCGTGGCTAGCGGCTTACGATCCGCTTTGCCCCATGGAGTGGCCAGCGAGAAAGTAATCGAACAAGGGGACATGATCACTCTTGATTTTGGCTGTGTCTATCAGGGGTATGTTTCAGATATTACTCGGACCTTTGCGATTGGTGATCCAGGCCAATCTCTGAAAGATATCTATCAAATCGTCTTAAATGCGCAACTAAAGGTCATTGAAGCGGCCCAGCCTGGCGTCACTGGTGCTCAGTTAGATGCTGTAGCTAGAACGTTCATTAGCGAAGCTGGATATGGTGACGCATTTGGACATTCTACAGGTCATGGCATAGGCATGGAGATCCATGAGGGGCCAACTGTTAGTCGCTCAAATGAAGAAGCTTTGGCTGTCGGGAACGTTATTACGGATGAACCAGGCATTTACATACCTGGGCTTGGTGGGGTGCGTATCGAAGACGACTTAGTGATCGTAGCTGATGGAAATCGCCTATTGACACATTCACCAAAAGAACTTATCATTCTATAA
- a CDS encoding PadR family transcriptional regulator, which yields MNTISYVVLAMLIRSPLTGYELKRFLNLFWEAHHSQIYPTLKELRKQELIEIIDIPDGKRKIYDITPAGKELVKEWVFTKSHAPSQKDEFLAKVFTISALDRDTSKFLIMERKQYFHEQVNDYSKVLASLDDLDEEERRKNFGRELILERKIRLSKEELAWCDWAEEKIEAYFAK from the coding sequence ATGAATACGATCAGTTATGTTGTTTTGGCGATGCTGATTCGCTCGCCTCTGACAGGGTATGAATTGAAACGCTTCTTAAATCTCTTTTGGGAAGCGCACCACAGTCAAATTTATCCAACTTTGAAGGAGCTGCGTAAGCAAGAGTTGATTGAGATCATCGACATTCCAGACGGGAAACGGAAAATTTACGACATTACCCCTGCCGGAAAAGAATTAGTCAAAGAGTGGGTCTTTACCAAGAGTCACGCGCCTTCGCAAAAAGATGAATTTTTGGCAAAAGTTTTTACTATCTCAGCTTTGGATCGGGACACGTCTAAATTTTTGATCATGGAAAGAAAACAATATTTTCATGAACAAGTGAATGATTACTCTAAAGTCTTGGCTAGCTTGGATGATCTAGATGAGGAAGAGCGACGGAAAAACTTTGGTCGAGAATTGATTTTAGAACGGAAAATCCGATTGAGTAAAGAAGAACTTGCATGGTGTGACTGGGCAGAGGAGAAAATCGAAGCCTATTTTGCGAAATAG
- a CDS encoding MFS transporter: MESGDLMENLNENNENLVTEKENGRAAYVVAFACMIAFMGIGLVDPILNSIAKSLQATPAQTTLLFTSYMMVTGIVMLFTGFVSSRIGTKKTLMLGLFIIILFALFAGLSNTIDALIYFRAGWGLGNALFISTALSAIVSVLVGQTEKSIMLYEAAMGLGMSIGPLVGGSLGSISWRLPFAGVSVLMMISFLSILILFKEPKGDKEKIAFFAGVKALKNHKLRSVGLIALLYNFGFFTLLAYAPFLMPNFSEMEVGMTFFGWGILLAISSIFLATRFEKMIGTFYTLMIGFIGFVICLLLMGINADTPSLVATALIVAGFFQGIINTLMTTIAMEIPGIKRNIASSTYSFVRFFGGSLAPFVAGLIGAKFGGNYTFYFASAMVFIGIVLVFVHSQYFETVEEEELEENA, from the coding sequence ATGGAAAGTGGTGACTTAATGGAAAATTTAAATGAAAACAACGAGAATTTAGTAACAGAAAAGGAAAATGGCAGAGCTGCATACGTGGTTGCTTTTGCCTGCATGATCGCCTTCATGGGGATCGGATTGGTCGATCCGATTTTGAACTCGATCGCCAAATCTTTACAAGCAACCCCTGCACAAACTACCCTATTGTTTACAAGCTATATGATGGTAACAGGGATCGTCATGCTGTTTACGGGTTTTGTTTCGAGTCGGATCGGCACAAAGAAGACCTTGATGCTTGGACTATTTATTATTATTTTATTTGCACTTTTTGCGGGATTATCCAACACGATCGATGCCTTGATCTACTTCCGGGCGGGCTGGGGATTAGGAAATGCGCTATTTATTTCAACGGCCCTCTCTGCGATCGTTAGTGTCTTAGTGGGGCAAACGGAAAAATCCATCATGCTGTATGAAGCTGCGATGGGCTTAGGGATGTCGATCGGGCCATTAGTTGGTGGTTCACTGGGGTCCATTTCATGGCGTTTACCTTTTGCGGGCGTGTCTGTATTGATGATGATCTCTTTCTTATCCATCTTGATTCTTTTCAAAGAACCAAAGGGCGATAAAGAAAAAATAGCCTTTTTCGCTGGGGTCAAGGCGTTGAAAAACCACAAACTGCGTTCTGTTGGCTTGATCGCCTTGCTTTACAACTTCGGGTTCTTCACGTTATTGGCGTATGCGCCGTTTTTAATGCCTAACTTTTCTGAGATGGAAGTCGGCATGACGTTCTTTGGCTGGGGTATTTTGCTGGCGATCTCCTCGATTTTCTTAGCTACGCGCTTTGAAAAAATGATCGGAACTTTTTACACCTTGATGATCGGTTTTATCGGTTTTGTCATTTGTTTATTGTTAATGGGAATCAATGCGGATACCCCTTCATTAGTAGCCACGGCATTGATCGTCGCTGGTTTCTTCCAAGGAATCATCAATACCTTGATGACGACGATCGCAATGGAGATCCCAGGTATCAAACGCAATATTGCTTCTTCCACGTATAGTTTCGTCCGCTTCTTCGGTGGATCGCTGGCACCTTTTGTCGCTGGTTTGATCGGTGCGAAATTCGGCGGAAATTATACCTTCTACTTTGCTAGTGCGATGGTCTTTATCGGAATCGTCCTCGTCTTTGTTCATTCTCAGTACTTTGAAACAGTTGAAGAGGAAGAATTAGAAGAAAATGCATAA
- a CDS encoding glucosamine-6-phosphate deaminase encodes MKLLITNNYETLSQVTADIVLLKWAENRRVNLALTAGSSPKRAYEILAERLTQVTFDKSLAHFYNFDEVSLKGQEDGLTMQALKEELFHPLGIEEENIEVLHAGNYQGYDHQIAEDGGLDLVLMGIGGNGHFCGNLPQFTAFDYGVYRVPIDPDDELYTFIDDATPFEPGEEMITFGPQTVLAAKELVLIANGEKKAEIIKQALEGPITEDVPASVLRLHPNLTIILDEEAASKLK; translated from the coding sequence ATGAAGCTATTAATCACTAATAATTATGAAACATTAAGTCAAGTGACCGCAGACATTGTGTTATTGAAATGGGCAGAAAATCGCCGGGTAAACCTCGCACTGACTGCGGGCTCTTCCCCGAAGCGTGCGTATGAGATTTTAGCAGAGCGTTTAACGCAAGTGACGTTTGATAAGAGCTTGGCCCATTTTTATAATTTTGACGAGGTTTCGTTAAAAGGGCAGGAAGACGGGTTAACGATGCAAGCTTTGAAAGAAGAACTTTTCCATCCGTTAGGGATCGAAGAAGAAAATATCGAAGTGCTCCATGCGGGCAATTATCAGGGGTACGATCATCAGATTGCTGAAGACGGCGGCTTGGATCTTGTTTTGATGGGGATCGGCGGCAACGGACATTTCTGTGGAAATCTTCCCCAATTCACAGCCTTCGATTACGGTGTTTATCGCGTACCGATTGATCCAGACGATGAATTGTACACATTCATTGATGACGCCACGCCATTCGAGCCGGGGGAAGAAATGATAACCTTTGGACCACAGACGGTTTTAGCAGCCAAAGAGCTGGTGCTGATTGCCAATGGTGAAAAGAAGGCGGAAATCATTAAGCAGGCTTTGGAAGGACCGATCACCGAAGACGTGCCGGCTTCTGTTTTACGCCTGCATCCCAACTTGACCATCATTTTGGATGAAGAGGCCGCAAGTAAATTAAAATAA
- a CDS encoding RnfABCDGE type electron transport complex subunit B produces the protein MTEIMIPIGIVSSMGLIAGVILSLATIIFHKPADEKEEALREALPGINCGACGFSGCDGYAKAMAQGEAGATNCTPGGTVTRQALSEILGVEVRDIEKIAAFVRCNGTCEYTNNKMDYTGTPTCSGANQIFGGPQACRFGCMGFGDCEAVCEYDALHVEDGVAKIDAEKCVGCLKCIQACPKNLIAMLPAENTAIVACSNQDKGGGVRKICDVGCITCNRCVKACPQKTIKMENNVAVIDPEDCINCGDCIEVCPQTCILKMPSKEKVPS, from the coding sequence ATGACAGAAATCATGATACCCATCGGCATTGTCAGCAGTATGGGGTTGATCGCAGGGGTCATTCTTTCGCTTGCGACGATCATCTTTCATAAACCAGCGGATGAAAAGGAAGAGGCTTTACGTGAAGCTTTGCCGGGGATCAACTGCGGCGCTTGCGGTTTTTCTGGCTGTGACGGCTATGCTAAGGCGATGGCTCAAGGCGAAGCCGGGGCGACTAACTGTACACCGGGAGGAACGGTGACTCGTCAGGCGCTGTCGGAGATTCTAGGTGTGGAGGTAAGGGATATAGAGAAAATCGCTGCCTTTGTACGCTGCAATGGGACTTGCGAATATACCAATAACAAAATGGATTACACAGGTACGCCGACCTGTAGTGGAGCCAATCAGATTTTTGGCGGTCCGCAGGCGTGTCGCTTTGGTTGTATGGGGTTTGGGGATTGCGAAGCAGTGTGTGAATATGATGCCCTTCATGTCGAGGATGGGGTCGCCAAGATCGACGCTGAAAAATGTGTCGGCTGTCTAAAATGTATTCAGGCCTGCCCTAAAAACCTTATCGCGATGCTGCCAGCGGAGAATACCGCGATCGTCGCCTGTTCCAACCAAGACAAAGGAGGCGGAGTACGGAAAATCTGCGACGTGGGCTGCATCACCTGCAACCGCTGTGTGAAAGCCTGCCCGCAAAAGACAATCAAGATGGAAAACAACGTGGCAGTGATTGATCCAGAGGACTGTATCAATTGCGGCGACTGTATCGAGGTATGCCCTCAAACCTGCATTTTAAAAATGCCCAGCAAAGAAAAAGTACCAAGTTGA